A region of Pyxidicoccus parkwaysis DNA encodes the following proteins:
- a CDS encoding YecA family protein, with protein sequence MSAKKPGRNDPCPCGSGKKYKVCHAAEDRAKAAPPPAAAHPLSADLKVAMEILGDPDTSRLSGCLVRLSALLAEWGPAPGLRFDAKAFADHVGPELARLADKEGQDALSARRELLVGAVRKLGTPAFLEELGTVLLGRASEPGLPAGDKQALCVGVLFASASRKTGRSRPEDNPLLDVVFDVQFREWSAKHAELVKKYEALAGSFAEETLPPEAREALQKARGGDVDALLNYVQSDPGIAERIAREARERAARVEARMREPSSPPVFAPEEELWLTCVLWEPMQALKSLPQGADPAVRREAVTALMRAVKGALDEDFLAGLLGRLRENAKDTSVDDAARAALMDTAIAFEAEPARMTLAALLTSRQEATGRSAEEMVTLADLKALTTWTPESFEPYRALLETMGLPAAAARIQRCQQWLREHPVTLRTETV encoded by the coding sequence TTGAGCGCGAAGAAGCCCGGCCGCAATGACCCGTGCCCGTGTGGGAGCGGCAAGAAGTATAAGGTCTGCCATGCCGCCGAGGACCGGGCGAAGGCCGCGCCGCCGCCCGCTGCCGCCCATCCGCTCTCCGCGGACCTGAAGGTGGCGATGGAGATTCTGGGGGACCCGGACACGTCGCGGCTGTCCGGCTGTCTCGTGCGCCTGAGCGCGCTCCTGGCCGAGTGGGGACCCGCACCGGGCCTCCGCTTCGACGCGAAGGCCTTCGCCGACCACGTGGGCCCGGAACTGGCGCGCCTGGCCGACAAGGAGGGACAGGACGCCCTCAGCGCCCGGCGCGAGCTGCTCGTGGGCGCCGTGCGCAAGCTGGGCACGCCCGCGTTCCTGGAGGAGCTCGGCACGGTGCTGCTCGGACGTGCCTCGGAGCCGGGACTTCCGGCGGGAGACAAGCAGGCGCTGTGCGTGGGCGTGCTGTTCGCGTCCGCGTCGAGGAAGACGGGGCGCTCGCGTCCGGAGGACAACCCGCTGCTGGATGTGGTGTTCGACGTGCAGTTCCGCGAGTGGAGCGCGAAGCACGCGGAGCTGGTGAAGAAGTACGAGGCGCTCGCGGGAAGCTTCGCGGAGGAGACGCTGCCACCCGAGGCGCGCGAGGCGCTCCAGAAGGCGCGCGGCGGAGACGTGGATGCGCTGCTGAACTACGTGCAGTCGGACCCGGGCATCGCCGAGCGCATTGCCCGCGAGGCCCGCGAGCGGGCCGCCCGTGTCGAGGCGAGGATGCGCGAGCCGTCCTCGCCACCCGTCTTCGCGCCGGAGGAGGAGCTCTGGCTCACCTGCGTCCTCTGGGAGCCGATGCAGGCGTTGAAGTCGCTGCCGCAGGGCGCGGACCCGGCGGTGCGGCGCGAGGCGGTGACGGCGCTGATGCGCGCGGTGAAGGGCGCGCTCGACGAGGACTTCCTGGCGGGGTTGCTGGGACGCCTGCGGGAGAATGCGAAGGACACCTCCGTGGACGACGCCGCCCGCGCGGCGCTCATGGACACCGCCATCGCCTTCGAGGCGGAGCCCGCGCGCATGACGCTGGCCGCGCTGCTCACGTCGCGACAGGAGGCCACGGGGCGCTCTGCGGAGGAGATGGTGACGCTCGCGGACCTCAAGGCGCTGACCACGTGGACGCCGGAGTCTTTCGAGCCCTACCGCGCACTGCTGGAGACCATGGGCCTGCCCGCTGCGGCCGCGCGCATCCAGCGCTGCCAGCAGTGGCTGCGTGAGCACCCCGTCACGCTGCGGACCGAGACGGTGTGA
- a CDS encoding DUF3592 domain-containing protein produces MELERLGHLLAAASTPGLQFPLEMIRENPSVPILTGLVLLVLGLLIGGEWLQGPSTNEDPTVAKPLRPAARTQGRQPASPASKLAMSLGCIALGAGLGLYGLRQSKRQGLLLRDGVPVTGRIVAIRHTRKRSSHVTYRFTDDNGQVREGVYATLFAEGPLDEWRVGTEVTVVYDAADSNKHTLDVDHVRRADAVLRRL; encoded by the coding sequence TTGGAATTGGAACGCCTCGGGCACCTGCTCGCGGCGGCTTCCACTCCCGGGCTACAGTTCCCGCTCGAGATGATTCGCGAGAACCCGAGCGTGCCGATTCTCACGGGCCTGGTCCTGCTGGTGCTGGGACTGCTCATCGGTGGCGAATGGCTCCAGGGCCCGAGCACCAACGAGGACCCAACGGTCGCGAAACCGCTGCGTCCCGCAGCGCGCACGCAGGGCCGGCAACCGGCCTCGCCAGCGTCGAAGCTGGCGATGAGCCTCGGGTGCATTGCCCTCGGCGCGGGGCTGGGCCTGTATGGCCTCCGTCAGTCGAAGCGACAGGGATTGCTGCTGCGAGATGGCGTGCCAGTGACGGGGCGCATCGTCGCCATCCGGCACACTCGCAAGCGAAGCAGCCACGTCACGTACCGCTTCACCGACGACAACGGACAGGTGCGCGAGGGCGTCTACGCCACCCTGTTCGCGGAGGGCCCGTTGGACGAATGGCGCGTGGGCACCGAAGTCACGGTCGTCTACGACGCGGCGGACTCGAACAAGCACACGCTCGACGTGGACCACGTGCGGCGAGCGGACGCCGTGCTCCGACGCCTCTGA
- a CDS encoding TetR/AcrR family transcriptional regulator — protein MGHPPEQKQATHERILEAAGGLFRKQGFSATSVENVMRAAGLTVGGFYAHFSSKQALLVESLTRIMSRRRDEWFQGLDDLRGAEWLSHVVRRYVNRAHRDAEVPACPLPAVLSDVCRSEPELREALAKGVDHMVEGIAANLSADARASARERALATYALCVGTLTLSRATTGTPLSDELITAARRAAVLLAEAQEKPQT, from the coding sequence ATGGGACATCCCCCGGAGCAGAAGCAGGCCACACACGAGCGCATCCTGGAGGCAGCGGGGGGCCTCTTCCGAAAGCAGGGCTTCTCGGCGACGAGCGTGGAGAACGTGATGCGCGCGGCCGGGCTGACGGTGGGCGGCTTCTACGCGCACTTCAGCTCGAAGCAGGCGCTGCTCGTCGAGTCGCTCACGCGCATCATGTCGCGGCGCCGGGACGAGTGGTTCCAGGGGCTGGATGACTTGCGAGGCGCGGAGTGGCTGAGCCACGTCGTGCGGCGCTACGTCAACCGGGCCCACCGTGACGCGGAGGTGCCCGCGTGTCCGCTCCCCGCCGTGCTGTCCGACGTCTGCCGGAGCGAGCCGGAGCTGCGGGAGGCTCTCGCGAAGGGCGTGGACCACATGGTGGAAGGAATCGCCGCGAACCTCTCCGCGGACGCGCGAGCGAGCGCACGGGAGCGCGCGCTGGCGACCTATGCGCTGTGCGTCGGAACGCTGACCCTCTCGCGAGCCACCACGGGGACGCCGCTGTCGGACGAGCTCATCACTGCGGCCCGCCGCGCCGCCGTGCTGCTGGCGGAGGCGCAGGAGAAGCCCCAGACGTGA
- a CDS encoding acetyl-CoA C-acyltransferase, whose protein sequence is MDAYILDAVRTPRARAKPGKGALSGLHPQELLAQTLQQLPKRTQVDVSDVDDVLIGCVSQLEEQGANIARQAVLVAGWPITVPALSLNRFCGSGLQALSLAAMGVASGAQRLVVAGGVEQMSRLGLGADGGGTDGNNLRLRERLFQVPQGISADLIATLEGFTREELDAFGLRSQQFAVRAQAEGRFNKSLFPVKNPDTGEVLLAADDSPRADTSLQKLGALAASFTQTGAQPAGPNGETLDALALRAFPRAREVRHLHTAGTSSGITDGAGAILVASGEYVKAHGLKPRARVRAVSAVGSDPVLMLTGPAPASLKALKAAGLTPRDVDLWEINEAFAAVVLQTARALEIDLERVNVNGGAIALGHPLGATGSMLVGSALDELERRGGSLAVVTLCTSGGQAVAAVLERV, encoded by the coding sequence ATGGATGCCTACATTCTCGATGCGGTCCGGACGCCGAGGGCCCGTGCGAAGCCCGGCAAGGGCGCGCTCAGCGGGCTGCACCCGCAGGAGTTGCTGGCGCAGACGCTGCAACAGCTTCCGAAGCGCACGCAGGTGGACGTGTCGGACGTCGACGACGTGCTCATCGGCTGCGTGTCCCAGTTGGAGGAGCAGGGCGCCAACATCGCGCGGCAGGCGGTGCTCGTCGCGGGCTGGCCCATCACCGTGCCGGCGCTCAGCCTCAACCGCTTCTGCGGCTCGGGGCTCCAGGCGCTGTCGCTGGCCGCCATGGGTGTGGCCTCGGGAGCACAGCGGCTCGTGGTGGCAGGCGGCGTGGAGCAGATGAGCCGGCTGGGCCTGGGCGCGGACGGTGGCGGGACGGACGGCAACAACCTCCGCCTGCGCGAGCGTCTCTTCCAGGTGCCGCAGGGCATCTCCGCCGACCTCATCGCCACGCTGGAGGGCTTCACCCGCGAGGAGTTGGATGCCTTCGGCCTGCGCTCCCAGCAGTTCGCCGTGCGGGCGCAGGCGGAGGGGCGCTTCAACAAGAGCCTCTTCCCCGTGAAGAACCCGGACACCGGCGAGGTGCTGCTGGCCGCGGATGACTCTCCGCGCGCGGACACGTCGCTCCAGAAGCTGGGGGCGCTCGCGGCGTCCTTCACGCAGACGGGCGCGCAGCCCGCGGGCCCGAATGGCGAGACGCTGGACGCGCTGGCCCTGCGCGCGTTTCCCCGGGCCCGCGAGGTGCGGCACCTGCACACGGCGGGCACGTCCAGCGGAATCACCGACGGCGCGGGCGCGATTCTCGTGGCGTCCGGTGAGTACGTGAAGGCGCATGGGCTGAAGCCTCGCGCGAGGGTGCGGGCTGTCTCCGCCGTGGGCAGCGACCCGGTGTTGATGCTCACGGGCCCCGCGCCCGCGTCGCTCAAGGCGCTCAAGGCCGCGGGCCTGACGCCGCGCGATGTGGACCTGTGGGAAATCAATGAGGCCTTCGCGGCCGTCGTCCTCCAGACGGCGCGCGCGCTGGAAATCGACCTGGAGCGCGTCAACGTCAACGGCGGCGCCATCGCCCTGGGCCACCCGCTGGGCGCCACGGGGAGCATGCTGGTGGGCTCGGCCTTGGACGAGCTAGAGCGGCGTGGAGGCTCGTTGGCTGTCGTCACGCTGTGCACGAGCGGTGGCCAGGCGGTGGCGGCGGTGCTCGAGCGCGTGTAG
- a CDS encoding 2-hydroxychromene-2-carboxylate isomerase — MAAPLEFWFEFGSTYSYVGALRIEEECRAAGVPLVWKPFLLGPLFTAQLGIKDSPFNVSPIRGRYMWRDLERLCAKFGLPWKRPSVFPRGTVLAARVACAGEGQPWLGDFVRSVFRANFAEDRDISQQDVLAEVLRGLGVDAEKVFASAVTEENKARLRANTAQAESLGIFGAPNCFTRGELFFGQDRIADAISWALGEGRE; from the coding sequence ATGGCCGCGCCGCTGGAGTTCTGGTTCGAGTTCGGAAGCACCTACTCGTACGTGGGTGCGCTGAGAATCGAAGAGGAGTGCCGGGCTGCCGGTGTGCCCCTGGTGTGGAAGCCGTTCCTCCTGGGGCCGCTGTTCACCGCGCAGCTCGGCATCAAGGACTCGCCGTTCAACGTGAGTCCCATTCGTGGCCGTTACATGTGGAGGGATTTGGAGCGGCTGTGCGCGAAGTTCGGCCTGCCCTGGAAGCGGCCGAGCGTCTTCCCTCGCGGCACCGTGCTCGCGGCGCGCGTGGCCTGCGCGGGCGAGGGGCAGCCCTGGCTCGGGGACTTCGTGCGCTCCGTGTTCCGCGCCAACTTCGCGGAGGACCGGGACATCTCGCAGCAGGACGTCCTCGCGGAGGTGCTGCGCGGGCTCGGTGTGGACGCGGAGAAGGTATTCGCCTCGGCCGTCACCGAGGAGAACAAGGCCCGGCTCCGTGCGAACACGGCGCAGGCCGAGTCGCTGGGCATCTTCGGCGCACCCAACTGCTTCACCCGGGGCGAGCTGTTCTTCGGACAGGACCGCATCGCCGATGCCATCTCCTGGGCCCTGGGCGAGGGCCGGGAGTAG
- a CDS encoding TetR/AcrR family transcriptional regulator: MEKSRRSAVGERSRRAILDAALQCFTKLGWAATTIEDIRALSGASVGSVYHHFGAKEGIAVALYIDCLRQHHEVLRARLEQVHDAEGFIRAIVTHHIAWSRANPEAAHYLIRMRRDEAVAAAEPEIQSATGHFMREGYAQMKAYAKEGQILALPSSAYIPLMLGPAQELLRYWASGRGELKPGIEKVLADAAWRCLRPESPPRKTP, encoded by the coding sequence ATGGAGAAGTCACGCCGCAGCGCCGTCGGTGAGCGGAGCCGCCGCGCCATCCTGGATGCCGCGCTTCAGTGCTTCACGAAGCTGGGGTGGGCGGCGACGACCATCGAGGACATCCGCGCACTCAGCGGCGCCAGCGTGGGCAGCGTCTACCATCACTTCGGAGCGAAGGAGGGCATCGCCGTCGCCCTCTACATCGACTGCCTGCGCCAGCATCACGAGGTGCTGCGCGCCCGCCTGGAGCAGGTGCACGACGCGGAAGGCTTCATCCGCGCCATCGTCACGCACCACATCGCCTGGTCGCGCGCCAATCCCGAGGCGGCGCACTACCTCATCCGGATGCGCCGCGACGAAGCGGTGGCCGCCGCCGAGCCGGAAATCCAGTCCGCCACCGGCCACTTCATGCGCGAGGGCTACGCCCAGATGAAGGCCTACGCGAAAGAGGGACAGATTCTCGCCCTGCCCTCCTCCGCGTACATCCCGCTGATGCTCGGGCCCGCGCAGGAACTGCTCCGCTACTGGGCCAGCGGCCGAGGCGAGCTGAAGCCAGGCATCGAGAAGGTGCTAGCAGACGCGGCCTGGAGATGCCTGCGCCCGGAGTCACCTCCGCGCAAGACGCCGTGA
- a CDS encoding DUF885 domain-containing protein produces MNALRPTSVLAALLLLSSGCATSHPPAQATSPAVHAATPIGLSPAQVALRGFVDAHFEEHFRRSPMSATSAGVHSYDGELRGFRPEERASNLAYYQERLAALPKAVDRSALPPEDRADYDMLENHFRSKILDLEVVRAWERNPNQYLSFASGSVYQLINRDFAPLEERMRSAVKRMAVVPEVFAAARANLKNPPKLWTEIALEQVRGTRSLYSQTLPQAFAPVQDAALQEAFKQEQARCLEAIDGYTRFLKEDLLPRSNGAFAIGEETYRKKLLYEEGVTESIDSLLAWGSAEMKRTQEQFREVAARLAPGKAPMDVYRELGQEHPAPAELVATTTATLEDIRQYLIDHHIITVPSEVRARVAETPSFNRALSFASMSTPGPFEKKATEAYYYVTPPDPAWNADQTLQHMSFYNRYALPLVSIHEAYPGHYVQFLWTNRIQSKVRKLMGSGSFSEGWGLYTEQMMLDEGYGGTGPQADKLRLSQLALYLQRLARYMAGLSLHTRGMTYEQAVRLFEEEAYMTRINAEREARRGTSDPTYLVYVLGKKMLMELREDAKAKWGKDFSLQRFHDQVVSYGYPPVPIVRRLMLGEDAAQSTAH; encoded by the coding sequence ATGAACGCACTGCGCCCCACGAGCGTCCTCGCCGCGTTGCTGCTGCTGTCCTCCGGCTGTGCCACCTCACATCCGCCAGCCCAGGCCACGTCTCCGGCCGTCCATGCCGCCACGCCGATTGGACTGTCCCCCGCGCAGGTGGCACTGCGCGGCTTCGTGGACGCGCACTTCGAGGAGCACTTCCGCCGCTCGCCCATGTCGGCCACGTCCGCGGGCGTGCACTCGTATGACGGTGAGCTGCGCGGCTTCCGGCCCGAGGAGCGCGCCTCCAATCTGGCGTACTACCAGGAGCGGCTCGCCGCGCTGCCGAAGGCGGTGGACCGCAGTGCGTTGCCGCCGGAGGACCGGGCCGACTACGACATGTTGGAGAACCACTTCCGGTCGAAAATCCTGGACCTGGAAGTGGTGCGCGCGTGGGAGCGCAATCCCAATCAGTACCTGAGCTTCGCGTCAGGCTCGGTGTACCAGCTCATCAACCGCGACTTCGCGCCGCTGGAGGAGCGGATGCGCTCGGCGGTGAAGCGCATGGCCGTGGTGCCGGAGGTGTTCGCCGCCGCGCGGGCCAACCTGAAGAATCCGCCGAAGCTGTGGACGGAGATTGCGCTGGAGCAGGTGCGGGGCACGCGCTCGCTCTATTCGCAGACGCTGCCGCAGGCCTTCGCGCCGGTGCAGGACGCCGCGCTCCAGGAGGCCTTCAAGCAGGAGCAGGCGCGCTGCCTGGAGGCCATCGACGGCTACACCCGCTTCCTGAAGGAGGACTTGCTGCCGCGCTCCAACGGAGCCTTCGCGATTGGCGAGGAGACGTACCGCAAGAAGCTCCTGTACGAGGAGGGCGTCACCGAGAGCATCGACTCGCTGCTGGCGTGGGGCAGCGCGGAGATGAAGCGCACGCAGGAGCAGTTCCGCGAGGTGGCGGCGCGGCTGGCTCCGGGCAAGGCGCCCATGGACGTGTACCGCGAGCTGGGCCAGGAGCACCCTGCCCCCGCGGAATTGGTGGCCACGACGACGGCGACGCTGGAGGACATCCGGCAGTACCTCATCGACCACCACATCATCACCGTTCCGAGTGAGGTGCGGGCCCGGGTGGCGGAGACGCCGTCGTTCAATCGAGCGCTGTCCTTCGCGAGCATGAGCACGCCGGGCCCGTTCGAGAAGAAGGCGACGGAGGCGTACTACTACGTGACGCCGCCGGACCCGGCGTGGAACGCGGACCAGACGCTGCAGCACATGAGCTTCTACAACCGCTACGCGCTGCCGCTCGTCTCGATTCACGAGGCGTACCCGGGCCACTACGTGCAGTTCCTGTGGACGAACCGGATTCAGTCCAAGGTGCGCAAGCTGATGGGCTCAGGCTCGTTCAGCGAGGGCTGGGGCCTGTACACGGAGCAGATGATGCTGGACGAGGGCTACGGCGGCACGGGCCCACAGGCGGACAAGCTGCGGCTGAGCCAGCTCGCGCTCTACCTCCAGCGACTGGCGCGCTACATGGCCGGCCTGTCGCTGCACACGCGAGGCATGACGTACGAGCAGGCCGTGCGCCTCTTCGAGGAGGAGGCGTACATGACGCGCATCAACGCCGAGCGAGAGGCGCGCCGGGGCACGTCGGACCCGACGTACCTCGTCTATGTGCTGGGCAAGAAGATGCTCATGGAGTTGCGCGAGGACGCGAAGGCGAAGTGGGGCAAGGACTTCTCGCTCCAGCGCTTCCATGACCAGGTTGTCTCGTACGGGTACCCGCCCGTGCCCATCGTCCGACGGTTGATGCTGGGTGAGGATGCGGCGCAGTCCACCGCGCACTGA
- a CDS encoding peptidylprolyl isomerase, translating into MSPIASIMAAGPVPLPPVKAPSLEGLSVRVPLAEDLTSEDLITRFHEKKRALATVRERAEGEHVAEGDDVQLDVLGYAEGRLIPFSTRFGFWTELAPLQALPGFSELVAESGTVGGSLQLMLDLPDNYPVESLRGKPVRFLVDIRAARELTLPDEESPAFLKQLGLGDSLDAVMTALQEELENELSDNLWVQAQELVLDEVARRTEVEVPRKLVDEEIRRRWATAEGFGMVERGFSVEEQEEAVQGWLQDASTREQAEHRIRVGLGLKAIAEQDKLTLSAEKLQKLLEQTTEPFGLTADDVRAALRESPETTKKLHDLGWHLMVVEYVMSKAKVTFEGAEQG; encoded by the coding sequence ATGAGCCCCATCGCCAGCATCATGGCGGCGGGGCCCGTACCCCTGCCGCCGGTGAAGGCCCCCTCGCTGGAGGGCCTCTCGGTGCGCGTTCCCCTGGCGGAGGACCTCACCTCGGAGGACCTCATCACCCGCTTCCACGAGAAGAAGCGGGCGCTGGCCACCGTGCGTGAGCGCGCCGAGGGTGAGCACGTCGCCGAGGGCGACGACGTCCAGCTCGACGTGCTGGGCTACGCCGAGGGCCGCCTCATTCCGTTCTCCACCCGCTTCGGCTTCTGGACGGAGCTGGCCCCGCTGCAAGCGCTCCCCGGCTTCTCGGAGCTGGTGGCCGAGAGCGGCACCGTGGGCGGCAGCCTCCAGCTCATGTTGGATTTGCCGGACAACTACCCGGTGGAGTCGCTGCGCGGAAAGCCCGTGCGCTTCCTCGTGGACATCCGCGCCGCGCGCGAGCTGACGCTCCCGGACGAGGAGAGCCCCGCCTTCTTGAAGCAGCTCGGGCTCGGTGACTCGCTGGACGCCGTGATGACGGCCCTCCAGGAGGAGCTGGAGAACGAGCTCTCCGACAACCTCTGGGTCCAGGCGCAGGAGCTGGTGCTGGACGAGGTGGCGCGCCGCACCGAGGTGGAGGTGCCGCGCAAGCTGGTGGACGAGGAGATTCGCCGCCGCTGGGCCACCGCCGAGGGCTTCGGCATGGTGGAGCGCGGCTTCAGCGTGGAGGAGCAGGAAGAGGCAGTGCAGGGCTGGCTGCAGGACGCCTCCACGCGCGAGCAGGCCGAGCACCGCATCCGCGTCGGGCTCGGGCTGAAGGCCATCGCCGAGCAGGACAAGCTCACCCTCTCCGCCGAGAAGCTCCAGAAGCTGCTGGAGCAGACCACCGAGCCCTTCGGCCTCACGGCCGACGACGTGCGCGCCGCGCTGCGCGAGTCCCCCGAGACGACGAAGAAGCTGCATGACCTGGGCTGGCACCTGATGGTCGTCGAGTACGTCATGTCGAAGGCGAAGGTGACCTTCGAAGGCGCCGAGCAGGGCTAA
- a CDS encoding sulfite exporter TauE/SafE family protein has product MPLETTALSSLFSSPAVMVGALGALTVGFTGSVHCLLMCGPLACAGLPSVPGPERRRAVLAYQCARVLAYALVGGALGALGGGVTRVLAVSTRPYLPWLMAAALVASALEVGKRLRPLPGLSQAVRFISRWGAKFSWTGRAGAMGAVTPLLPCGLLYGVFAAALASGSFGGGALLLGAFAVGGLPALLGAQLQAGLWKHRPRAAAFVLQRAVPLVAAAVLIYRAVGSASGRPSCH; this is encoded by the coding sequence ATGCCGCTCGAAACGACTGCCCTTTCCTCGCTGTTCTCCTCACCGGCGGTGATGGTCGGCGCACTCGGGGCACTGACGGTGGGCTTCACCGGAAGCGTGCACTGCCTCCTCATGTGCGGGCCGCTGGCGTGCGCGGGACTTCCCTCGGTGCCGGGCCCCGAGCGACGCCGCGCCGTGCTCGCCTATCAGTGCGCGCGCGTGCTGGCGTACGCGCTCGTGGGCGGAGCGCTGGGCGCGCTCGGTGGAGGCGTCACGCGCGTGCTGGCCGTCTCCACGCGCCCCTATCTGCCGTGGCTGATGGCGGCGGCGCTGGTGGCCTCCGCGCTGGAGGTCGGCAAGCGCCTGCGGCCGCTGCCGGGCCTCTCGCAGGCCGTGCGCTTCATCTCGCGCTGGGGCGCAAAGTTTTCGTGGACGGGGCGCGCGGGTGCAATGGGTGCGGTGACGCCGCTGCTGCCCTGCGGCCTGCTGTACGGAGTCTTCGCGGCGGCGCTGGCCAGTGGATCATTCGGCGGCGGCGCGCTGCTCCTCGGCGCCTTCGCGGTGGGCGGGCTGCCCGCGCTGCTGGGCGCTCAGCTCCAGGCCGGGCTGTGGAAGCACCGGCCCCGCGCCGCGGCCTTCGTCCTCCAGCGCGCGGTGCCGCTCGTCGCGGCGGCCGTCCTCATCTACCGCGCGGTGGGCTCCGCGAGCGGCCGCCCGAGCTGCCACTGA